From Camelus dromedarius isolate mCamDro1 chromosome X, mCamDro1.pat, whole genome shotgun sequence, one genomic window encodes:
- the PNMA6E gene encoding paraneoplastic antigen Ma6E: MALAMLQDWCGWMGVNAQRSLLILGIPEDCEDQDFQEAVRAALWHLGRYRVLGKVFRKELGSRVALVECAEYLNRSLIPRQIPGTGGPWPVVFLPQAPDSESQDRPNFPAQPQRPALVGRAGEAGAADEAGAEGEAGAEDAAGTPGEEEVAQEVEAAEEEGATGEAGAAGEAGAAGEEGAAGEAGASGEEGAAGEAGASGEEGAAGEAGAAGEEGAAGEAGAAGEEGAAGEAGAADEAGVSDEEGAAGDTGVAGVAGSLSVAGAGGEAGAPGEEAAAGAAAAAIVEARAGNRPWRQVLQPVLENMGSQGLRPFSGLEEPGPGEESFESWLDHANDMLYLWRHVSERERRRRLVESLGGPALDLLCGLLVEDPDMAAHDCLAALVQAFGNKDTRVTARLKFMTCAQRPQETLFAYMMRLEGLLQSALEKGAIHPAIADQVRARQVLMRARPSAALQNRLRRMRLERRPPGFVGMLRLIRETEAPEAGPAGSEQLQVEEEARVNPGDLAGAPAVPAQEYGAQASSAQEVVTGGTTADGAKASPAGEGTAQGALSKEGSTEATPACEEASKAAPGTGEAGEADPETHVATGAAPAPGETSKSSPATQGDENPPIPARTGSASREAPGGPGCEPENLTQAGDQEAEGPPEEGLKPIPEDPGNEDRAVEMSPPKSSSGQ; this comes from the coding sequence ATGGCACTGGCGATGCTGCAGGATTGGTGCGGCTGGATGGGCGTGAATGCTCAGCGCTCTCTGCTCATCCTGGGCATCCCGGAGGACTGTGAGGACCAGGATTTCCAGGAGGCCGTGCGGGCTGCCCTGTGGCACCTGGGCAGGTACCGAGTGCTGGGCAAGGTCTTCAGAAAGGAGCTGGGGTCCAGGGTTGCCTTGGTCGAGTGTGCTGAGTATTTAAACCGAAGCTTGATTCCTCGACAAATACCAGGCACGGGGGGACCCTGGCCTGTGGTCTTCCTGCCACAGGCCCCTGATTCTGAGTCACAGGATAGACCCAatttccctgcccagccccagagaCCAGCATTGGTTGGCAGGGCAGGTGAGGCAGGAGCTGCAGATGAGGCAGGAGCTGAGGGTGAGGCAGGAGCTGAAGACGCGGCAGGAACGCCAGGTGAGGAAGAGGTTGCACAGGAAGTAGAGgctgcagaggaggagggggctaCAGGTGAGGCAGGAGCTGCAGGTGAGGCAGGAGCCGCAGGTGAGGAAGGGGCTGCAGGTGAGGCGGGAGCCTCAGGTGAGGAAGGGGCTGCAGGTGAGGCGGGAGCCTCAGGTGAGGAAGGGGCTGCAGGTGAGGCGGGAGCCGCAGGTGAGGAAGGGGCTGCAGGTGAGGCGGGAGCCGCAGGTGAGGAAGGGGCTGCAGGTGAGGCGGGAGCTGCAGATGAAGCAGGCGTGTCAGATGAGGAGGGAGCCGCAGGTGACACAGGAGTTGCAGGCGTGGCAGGATCCTTGAGTGTGGCGGGAGCGGGAGGTGAGGCAGGAGCCCCAGGTGAGGAAGCAGCTgcgggggcagcagcagcagccataGTCGAGGCGAGAGCCGGGAACCGGCCATGGAGGCAGGTCTTGCAGCCTGTGCTGGAAAACATGGGCTCTCAGGGCCTGAGACCCTTCTCTGGGCTGGAAGAGCCTGGCCCCGGGGAGGAGTCCTTTGAGAGCTGGCTGGACCACGCCAACGACATGCTGTACCTGTGGCGCCACGTGtctgagagggagaggaggaggaggctggtggagaGCCTGGGCGGCCCCGCGCTGGATCTCCTGTGTGGCCTCCTGGTGGAAGATCCCGACATGGCCGCACACGACTGCCTGGCCGCGCTGGTGCAGGCGTTTGGGAACAAGGACACCCGGGTGACCGCACGGCTGAAGTTCATGACTTGCGCCCAGCGGCCCCAGGAGACTCTCTTTGCCTACATGATGCGCCTGGAAGGCCTGCTGCAGTCGGCCCTGGAGAAGGGGGCCATCCACCCGGCCATCGCAGACCAGGTGCGCGCCCGGCAGGTGCTGATGCGGGCCCGCCCGAGTGCTGCACTCCAGAACAGGCTGAGgaggatgaggctggagaggagaccCCCGGGCTTCGTGGGGATGCTGCGGCTCATCCGGGAGACCGAGGCACCGGAGGCTGGCCCAGCGGGCAGCGAGCAGCTCCAAGTGGAAGAAGAGGCCCGCGTGAACCCTGGAGACCTGGCAGGTGCCCCAGCTGTCCCGGCCCAGGAATATGGTGCCCAGGCCTCCTCAGCCCAGGAGGTCGTCACCGGGGGCACCACTGCAGATGGAGCCAAGGCCTCCCCAGCAGGTGAAGGGACCGCCCAGGGTGCCCTTTCCAAGGAAGGTAGCACTGAGGCCACCCCAGCCTGTGAAGAGGCCAGCAAGGCGGCTCCTGGCACTGGCGAGGCTGGTGAGGCTGACCCTGAAACTCACGTTGCCACTGgggcagcccctgcccctggggaGACCAGCAAGTCCTCCCCTGCCACTCAGGGAGACGAAAATCCTCCCATCCCTGCCCGCACGGGTAGTGCTTCCcgggaggccccaggaggtcctgGCTGTGAGCCAGAGAACCTCACCCAGGCAGGAGACCAGGAGGCTGAGGGGCCCCCCGAGGAGGGGCTCAAGCCCATCCCAGAGGACCCGGGAAATGAGGACAGGGCTGTGGAGATGAGCCCTCCCAAGTCCTCCTCGGGTCAATAG